The Pan paniscus chromosome 3, NHGRI_mPanPan1-v2.0_pri, whole genome shotgun sequence genome includes a window with the following:
- the HAUS3 gene encoding HAUS augmin-like complex subunit 3: protein MSCGNEFVETLKKIGYPKADNLNGEDFDWLFEGVEDESFLKWFCGNVNEQNVLSERELEAFSILQKSGKPILEGAALDEALKTCKTSDLKTPRLDDKELEKLEDEVQTLLKLKNLKIQRRNKCQLMASVTSHKSLRLNAKEEEATKKLKQSQGILNAVITKISNELQALTDEVTQLMMFFRHSNLGQGTNPLVFLSQFSLEKYLSQEEQSTAALTLYTKKQFFQGIHEVVESSNEDNFQLLDIQTPSICDNQEILEERRLEMARLQLAYICAQHQLIHLKASNSSMKSSIKWAEESLHSLTSKAVDKENLDAKISSLTSEIMKLEKEVTQIKDRSLPAVVRENAQLLNMPVVKGDFDLQIAKQDYYTARQELVLNQLIKQKASFELLQLSYEIELRKHRDIYRQLENLVQELSQSNMMLYKQLEMLTDPSVSQQINPRNTIDTKDYSTHRLYQVLEGENKKKELFLTHGNLEEVAEKLKQNISLVQDQLAVSAQEHSFFLSKRNKDVDMLCDTLYQGGNQLLLSDQELTEQFHQVESQLNKLNHLLTDILADVKTKRKTLANNKLHQMEREFYVYFLKDEDYLKDIVENLETQSKIKAVSLED from the exons ATGAGTTGTGGAAATGAGTTTgtggaaacattaaaaaaaattggttatCCCAAAGCTGATAATCTTAATGGAGAAGACTTTGACTGGTTGTTTGAGGGCGTTGAAGATGAATCGTTTCTGAAGTGGTTTTGTGGGAATGTGAATGAACAGAACGTGTTGTCTGAAAGAGAATTGGAAGCTTTTAGCATTCTTCAGAAATCAGGCAAGCCTATTCTAGAAGGGGCGGCATTGGATGAAGCTCTTAAAACGTGTAAAACTTCTGATTTGAAGACACCTAGACTGGATGATAAAGAGCTGGAGAAATTAGAGGATGAGGTTCAAACTCTACTGAAATTAAAGAACCTAAAAATTCAGCGACGTAATAAATGTCAATTGATGGCTTCAGTAACTAGCCACAAATCTCTGAGGTTAAATGCTAAAGAAGAAGAAGCCACTAAAAAGCTGAAGCAGAGTCAAGGAATTCTAAATGCAGTGATCACTAAGATCAGTAATGAACTTCAGGCTCTTACTGATGAAGTTACACAATTGATGATGTTCTTCAGACATTCTAATTTAGGTCAAGGGACAAATCCACTGGTATTTTTATCGCAATTTTCCTTGGAAAAATACCTAAGTCAGGAAGAGCAAAGCACAGCAGCATTAACTTTGTATACCAAAAAACAGTTCTTTCAGGGTATACATGAAGTAGTTGAAAGTTCAAATGAAGACAATTTTCAACTTTTAGATATACAGACACCATCTATTTGTGATAATCAAGAAATCCTTGAAGAGAGACGACTAGAGATGGCTAGACTGCAGCTCGCATACATTTGTGCTCAACATCAGTTAATTCACTTAAAAGCAAGTAATTCGAGCATGAAGTCAAGTATAAAATGGGCAGAGGAGAGTCTTCACAGCCTAACCAGCAAG GCTGTGGACAAAGAAAATTTGGATGCTAAAATTTCTAGCTTGACCAGTGAGATTATGAAACTTGAAAAAGAGGTCACTCAAATAAAAGACAGAAGTTTACCTGCTGTGGTAAGAGAGAATGCCCAGTTATTGAATATGCCAGTGGTAAAGGGAGATTTTGATCTGCAGATTGCTAAACAAGATTATTATACAGCAAGACAAGAGTTAGttttaaatcaattaataaaacaaaaggcaTCATTTGAACTTCTACAGTTATCATATGAAATTGAATTAAGAAAGCATCGGGACATATATCGTCAACTTGAAAATTTGGTTCAAGAACTTAGTCAAAGTAACATGATGCTCTACAAGCAATTAGAAATGTTAACAGATCCATCAGTTTCTCAGCAGATAAATCCAAGGAATACCATTGATACTAAGGATTATTCTACTCATAG gCTTTACCAAGTTTTAGAgggagagaataagaaaaaagaattgtttCTAACTCATGGAAACCTTGAGGAAGTGGCTGAGAAATTGAAACAGAATATTTCTTTAGTACAAGATCAGTTGGCAGTATCTGCTCAagaacattctttctttctgtccaaaCGGAATAAGGATGTGGACATGCTTTGTGATACTTTGTATCAAGGAGGAAATCAGCTTTTACTTAGTGATCAG gaGTTAACAGAGCAGTTTCATCAAGTTGAATCTCAACTGAATAAGCTAAATCATCTCCTCACTGATATTCTTGCTGAtgtgaagacaaaaagaaaaactttggcaAATAATAAATTACATCAAATGGAAAGAGaattctatgtatattttttaaaagatgaagattATCTGAAAGATATTGTGGAGAATTTAGAAACTCAATCAAAGATTAAGGCTGTTAGTCTTGAAGATTGA